A stretch of the Argentina anserina chromosome 6, drPotAnse1.1, whole genome shotgun sequence genome encodes the following:
- the LOC126798026 gene encoding regulator of telomere elongation helicase 1 homolog, whose amino-acid sequence MPTYSIRGVDVDFPFEAYDCQLVYMEKVIQSLQQRSNALLESPTGTGKTLCLLCATLAWRKSLGVFSTGPNVKTSLINGDKSGGSMSQSQSQGNDHPTIIYASRTHSQIRQVIQELQRSSYRPKMVVLGSREQLCIHEDVSLLHGKAQTNACHFLCRKRTKRYCKHYSRTTDYLKNNSHLGDEPIDIEDLVNIGKKSGPCPYYLSRDLHKVVDILFAPYNYLIDRGFRKSLQINWRNSILIFDEAHNLESICADAASFDLPSWLLTACISEAKNCIDLSVQRRDESIDKSKNPDNFAILRALLLKLEKRISEVPIQSKELGYTKPGSYIYELLADLNITTDTVPMIINIIEEATLLIEEDNQQNSKRNVCRLESISDILNTIFRDISNANSYRVHVQEVQGSATDDLKGKPSRTLSWWCFHPGIAMEEFSKMDVGSIILTSGTLSPLDSFAQELKLEFPVRLENPHVITPSQIWAGVVPAGPSGCSFNSSYKSRDSIEYKQELGNAIVNFARIVPDGVLVFFPSYYLLDQCIGCWKNMSQANSTTIWERICKNKKPVVEPRQSSLFLSSIEDYMAKLKDTSASGAIFFAVCRGKVSEGLDFADHAGRAVIVTGMPFATWNDPKVRLKRQYLDEQAHSQRQVCKVLTGDDWYNQQASRAVNQAVGRVIRHRHDYGAIIFLDERFAQPNRQSQISLWIRPHIKCYSKFGDVVYTLTRFFRDGEARGPTKLNLLITKKQGKIYESEIQQPSDNFYTDKCVPGNTQVFQDCPVKLTPLPEARRKKVSSLVGEIVPANRSSVTCCKDQSVSWKCSNTLLGNENKLLTLKRRSMQYEDGNIIDLTGGSMFEEKCREEAITPCSVKRCKVSPEQDAVQHINNQAFESHDLSIISSIRTESSHISKSSDRESTQIAQAGSKLAHKDNDVTSTAGPSGDKEMTGSQFLVQVKEKLSTMEYKEFVNLMKALKSKAMNISEVLQSIVRLFSGPERLSLLKRFKYFIPAKYQSMYEHYFQTNGVFSKHNSKAGFS is encoded by the exons ATGCCGACTTACAGTATCAGAGGCGTCGATGTCGATTTCCCATTCGAGGCCTACGATTGCCAGCTCGTTTACATGGAGAAAGTCATTCAGTCTCTTCAGCAA AGATCTAATGCACTGCTGGAGAGTCCGACTGGAACTGGGAAAACCCTTTGTCTTCTCTGTGCCACATTGGCTTGGAGGAAGAGCTTGGGGGTTTTCTCAACTGGTCCTAATGTTAAGACGAGTCTGATTAATGGTGATAAATCAGGTGGTTCGATGTCCCAGTCTCAGTCACAGGGCAATGATCATCCTACCATAATTTATGCGTCCCGCACTCACAGCCAGATCCGGCAAGTAATTCAAGAGTTGCAGCGAAGCTCATACAG GCCAAAAATGGTAGTATTGGGGTCTCGAGAGCAATTATGCATTCATGAAGACGTGAGTTTACTTCATGGGAAAGCGCAGACGAATGCCTGCCATTTCCTCTGCAGAAAGCGTACAAAGCGCTATTGTAAACATTACTCTCGTACTACTG ATTACTTGAAGAATAATTCTCATCTTGGAGATGAACCTATTGACATTGAGGATTTGGTCAATATTGGAAAAAAATCTGGGCC GTGCCCTTATTACTTGTCCAGGGATCTTCATAAGGTTGTCGATATATTATTTGCGCCCTACAACTATCTTATTGACCGTGGGTTTCGAAAATCACTACAAATTAATTGGAGAAACAGTATTCTCATTTTTGATGAAGCTCACAACCTG GAAAGTATATGTGCGGATGCAGCTTCTTTCGACTTGCCATCTTGGCTTCTTACAGCATGCATCTCTGAAGCAAAAAATTGTATCGATCTTTCTGTACAAAGAAGGGATGAATCAATTGATAAATCAAAGAATCCAGATAACTTTGCAATTCTTAGAG CGCTTCTCTTGAAGCTTGAGAAGCGGATTTCTGAAGTACCTATTCAGTCCAAGGAATTGGGATACACTAAGCCTGGATCATATATTTATGAACTCCTTGCTGATTTAAACATCACAACGGATACTGTCCCTATGATCATTAATATAATTGAGGAAGCTACACTACTTATCGAGGAAGATAACCAGCAGAATTCTAAACGCAATGTCTGCCGACTAGAAAGCATTAGTGACATCCTGAATACAATTTTCAGAGATATAAGCAATGCAAATTCGTATCGC GTTCACGTACAGGAAGTTCAAGGAAGTGCAACAGATGATTTAAAGG GGAAGCCATCTAGGACACTCAGCTGGTGGTGCTTTCATCCTGGAATTGCAATGGAGGAATTCTCCAAGATGGATGTAGGCTCTATTATATTGACATCTGGCACACTATCTCCTCTAGACTCATTTGCACAGGAGTTGAAACT CGAGTTTCCTGTGCGGCTGGAAAATCCTCATGTTATTACCCCGAGTCAGATATGGGCTGGAGTTGTTCCAGCTGGCCCTTCTGGTTGCTCTTTCAACTCCTCTTATAAAAGTCGCGACTCAATTGAGTATAAACAGGAACTTGGAAATGCTATTG TCAATTTTGCTCGAATTGTACCTGATGGAGTTCTTGTATTCTTTCCTTCTTACTACCTTTTGGATCAATGCATTGGGTGCTGGAAGAATATG AGCCAGGCTAATTCAACTACAATATGGGAAAGAATATGCAAAAACAAGAAACCTGTTGTAGAACCTAGACAATCTTCATTATTTCTCTCATCAATTGAG GACTATATGGCTAAGCTAAAGGACACCTCAGCTTCTGGTGCAATATTTTTTGCCGTTTGCCGTGGTAAG GTAAGTGAAGGATTAGATTTTGCCGATCACGCTGGAAGAGCTGTAATTGTTACTGGTATGCCGTTTGCCACATGGAATGATCCTAAG GTTCGTCTAAAACGTCAGTACTTAGATGAACAGGCACATTCTCAGCGGCAAGTATGTAAG GTTCTGACTGGAGATGACTGGTACAATCAACAAGCATCACGAGCTGTGAATCAGGCTGTTGGTCGTGTAATCCGTCATCGTCATGATTATGGAgcaattatttttcttgatgAAAG GTTTGCACAGCCAAATCGTCAATCTCAAATATCTCTTTGGATAAGGCCTCATATCAAG TGTTACTCCAAATTTGGGGATGTGGTTTATACACTGACCCGTTTCTTCCGGGATGGAGAAGCTCGGGGTCCTACAAAGCTGAATTTATTAATAACTAAAAAACAGG GAAAGATATATGAGTCGGAAATTCAGCAACCTTCAGACAATTTTTATACAGATAAATGCGTCCCTGGG AATACACAAGTGTTTCAAGACTGTCCTGTAAAGTTAACTCCCCTTCCTGAAGCTAGAAGGAAGAAGGTGTCAAGCCTGGTGGGTGAAATTGTCCCTGCTAATCGCTCATCTGTTACTTGCTGCAAGGATCAGTCTGTGTCATGGAAGTGTTCAAATACTCTATTAGGAAATGAGAACAAGCTTCTTACTCTTAAGAGGAGGAGTATGCAGTATGAAGATGGAAACATAATTGATCTTACTGGCGGATCAATGTTTGAAGAAAAGTGTAGGGAAGAAGCCATAACACCATGTTCTGTGAAAAGGTGTAAAGTAAGCCCAGAGCAAGATGCAGTGCAACATATTAACAATCAGGCTTTTGAATCACATGACCTTTCTATTATTAGTTCAATTAGAACTGAGAGCTCACATATATCCAAGTCATCTGATAGAGAAAGTACACAAATTGCTCAAGCTGGATCAAAACTAGCGCATAAAGACAATGATGTGACATCCACTGCTGGGCCTTCTGGTGATAAGGAAATGACGGGATCTCAATTTCTTGTTCAG GTCAAAGAGAAACTTAGCACTATGGAGTATAAAGAATTTGTCAACCTGATGAAGGCACTGAAGTCCAAAGCAATGAACATAAGTGAAGTTTTACAATCAATTGTGAGATTGTTTTCTGGACCAGAGAGGCTTTCCCTTCTTAAAAG ATTCAAATATTTTATCCCTGCAAAGTATCAGTCCATGTACGAGCACTATTTTCAAACCAATGGAGTCTTCTCAAAGCATAACAGCAAGGCTGGTTTTTCTTGA